From a single Miscanthus floridulus cultivar M001 chromosome 8, ASM1932011v1, whole genome shotgun sequence genomic region:
- the LOC136473380 gene encoding uncharacterized protein, which produces MAVAEVAIEVPPQQPPPPPAAATREPAVVPRVLQYLYLASAWVACAGVAAATVARRALGDSSPVVWAFLKVSIGALVFPALLILVFAVRVLRAMLAAGFRRSLRIHAREIQIQARKMFGALTWKALQDPIVLAWLASFLFILLLGASVLVFVGLLPVEESHRERIGYALSDVGVLGAMSMYCFIIIPSFALKLWGSK; this is translated from the exons ATGGCCGTCGCCGAAGTGGCGATTGAGGTTCCcccgcagcagccgccgccgccgccggcggcggcgacgcgggaGCCGGCGGTGGTGCCGAGAGTGCTCCAGTACCTGTACCTCGCGAGCGCGTGGGTCGCCTGCGCGGGCGTGGCCGCCGCGACCGTCGCGCGCCGGGCCTTGGGCGACTCTTCGCCGGTGGTCTGGGCGTTCCTCAAGGTCTCGATCGGAGCCCTCGTGTTCCCCGCGCTGCTCATCCTCGTCTTCGCCGTGCGGGTCTTGCGCGCCATGCTTGCGGCGGGGTTCAGACGGTCGCTCCGCATCCACGCCAGGGAGATTCAGATCCAAGCCAGGAAG ATGTTTGGAGCGTTAACGTGGAAGGCGCTTCAGGACCCTATCGTGCTTGCATGGCTCGCATCTTTCCTTTTCATCCTGCTGCTTGGAGCAAGTGTTCTGGTGTTTGTGGGGCTTTTACCAGTGGAGGAATCTCACAGGGAAAGGATTGGTTATGCGCTCTCTGATGTGGGGGTATTGGGTGCCATGTCAATGTATTGCTTTATCATTATACCCAGTTTTGCGCTGAAGCTCTGGGGGAGCAAGTAG
- the LOC136469794 gene encoding putative disease resistance protein RGA4: MVDVAGLLASAIVTQVGAKLGSVIGDQVSMLCCFEDDMEDMKATLESMEATLEDAEKRSIKEEVWLWLKRLKNAALDISDMIDECHTDSEQTDGKMTGIFSCLDIASKISMANKMKKIRDQLRKIKEDHQNFRFEPYQRMDNDHLFITDRETTSMINKADIVGRDKERKRVIALLSASNIKEGAAILPIFGLGGIGKTTLAQLVFSDIHFKEYDHRVWVYVSQVLDMKWVGNTIISQVLKKGRHDGDNMEFIN, encoded by the exons ATGGTGGACGTCGCGGGGTTGCTCGCCTCAGCCATCGTCACCCAGGTGGGTGCGAAGCTAGGCTCCGTCATCGGAGATCAGGTCTCAATGCTGTGCTGCTTCGAGGATGATATGGAGGACATGAAGGCAACGCTAGAGTCGATGGAGGCTACACTGGAGGATGCAGAGAAGAGGTCAATCAAGGAGGAGGTGTGGCTGTGGCTGAAGCGCCTCAAGAATGCCGCCCTGGACATCTCCGATATGATCGACGAGTGCCACACTGATTCCGAGCAGACCGATGGAAAG ATGACGGGGATTTTCTCATGTCTTGACATTGCATCCAAGATTTCCATGGCTAATAAAATGAAGAAGATACGTGACCAACTGAGAAAGATTAAAGAGGATCACCAGAACTTCAGATTCGAGCCTTACCAAAGAATGGACAATGATCATCTGTTTATTACTGATAGAGAAACAACATCCATGATCAACAAAGCAGATATCGTGGGGAGAgacaaagaaagaaagagagtCATAGCATTGTTATCTGCAAGCAACATCAAAGAAGGCGCCGCAATTCTTCCAATCTTTGGGCTTGGTGGCATTGGCAAGACAACATTGGCTCAACTAGTTTTCAGTGATATCCATTTCAAGGAGTACGACCATCGGGTATGGGTTTATGTGTCCCAGGTGTTGGATATGAAATGGGTAGGGAACACCATAATTTCTCAAGTACTGAAAAAAGGGAGACATGATGGAGATAACATGGAGTTCATAAACTAG
- the LOC136469793 gene encoding disease resistance protein TAO1-like has translation MHDLVYDLARSVMDEELIVYNADKVRSLVDSKYRLYASVTNCCKPLRILTILPAKLRALLFQNCSNLGITGGSFSFAKCLRVLDLTESSISRFPSSIGQLKHLRFLVAPGMKNPSFPNCIAGLSKLQYLNIHGSSQVSPRPASLGKLRHLMYLDLSGCSEIVELPKRSLENLKNLVHLELSTCSGFVRISEALCYLTKLQYLNLSSCSNLERLPQDVGNLTELQYLYLSSCHKIDALPESIGKLINLVHLDLSGCSFVMPEALGDLTKLKYLSLSGVLDYDRKAEETIDNISTLANLEHLDLSWNYFRSLPKSIGDLKCLHTLDLSGCRELSYLPDSIGSIDSLELLLVDQCSVQLKEHIRRWRSELKCNPLVHFVVRHNEDGSGSNLHQLEDKNPSELEISCLEALTV, from the coding sequence ATGCATGATCTAGTGTACGACCTTGCAAGATCAGTCATGGATGAAGAGTTGATTGTCTATAACGCTGACAAAGTGAGAAGTTTGGTGGACTCAAAGTATCGCCTCTATGCATCGGTCACAAATTGTTGCAAGCCATTGAGGATATTGACTATTTTACCAGCCAAGTTAAGGGCCTTGCTTTTCCAGAATTGCAGCAATCTGGGCATCACTGGTGGTTCCTTTTCATTTGCCAAGTGTTTGCGTGTACTGGACTTGACCGAGTCCTCCATCAGTAGGTTTCCATCATCTATTGGCCAGCTGAAGCATCTGAGGTTTCTTGTTGCTCCAGGGATGAAAAATCCGAGTTTCCCCAATTGTATTGCTGGGCTCTCAAAACTACAATACCTGAACATTCATGGATCTTCTCAGGTTTCACCAAGACCAGCATCACTTGGCAAACTTAGACATCTTATGTACCTTGACTTGTCAGGCTGTTCCGAGATAGTGGAACTGCCAAAAAGATCTCTTGAAAATCTCAAAAACCTGGTGCACCTTGAATTATCTACCTGCTCTGGATTTGTAAGGATATCAGAAGCATTGTGCTACCTCACCAAACTACAGTACTTAAATTTGTCAAGCTGCTCCAATCTTGAAAGGCTACCACAAGATGTAGGCAACCTGACAGAACTCCAGTACTTGTACTTGTCCAGTTGCCATAAAATTGATGCATTGCCAGAGTCTATTGGGAAGCTCATAAATTTGGTGCATCTAGATTTGTCAGGATGCTCCTTTGTGATGCCAGAAGCATTAGGTGACCTCACCAAACTTAAGTATTTGAGCTTATCAGGGGTCCTTGATTATGACAGAAAAGCTGAGGAAACTATTGATAATATCAGCACCCTTGCAAACCTTGAGCATCTTGACTTGTCTTGGAATTATTTCAGATCTCTACCCAAAAGTATCGGTGATCTCAAGTGCCTACATACATTGGATCTCTCAGGCTGCAGAGAACTATCCTACCTACCTGACAGTATAGGCTCAATTGATAGTCTGGAGCTGCTGCTGGTGGACCAGTGCTCAGTGCAGTTGAAGGAGCACATCAGGAGATGGAGATCTGAGCTCAAATGTAACCCGTTAGTTCATTTTGTGGTTCGCCACAATGAAGATGGTTCTGGCAGCAATCTTCATCAGCTCGAGGATAAAAATCCTTCTGAGCTTGAAATAAGCTGCCTCGAGGCATTAACTGTTTGA
- the LOC136477219 gene encoding putative disease resistance protein RGA3 → MNIPHYLPNLVSIVFWVLPSCTSLPPLGQLPNLKDLYLGNLESLTKISGDDLCADKRAFPLMSRLTLSGMSSLQEWNTTYCGEDGREEFMFPLLHDLVIQNCPRLRLKPCPPLFHRWRIFHSDEVLNFREECDRSAAPRTSLVVSSLGYRGSWSLLSHLSTLEELDIKYLTVSSLPECMRQLVSLRLLVLFYCENIMLPVWLGDLKSLQSLHIKGCLTIKSMPSSIQQLTKLQLLHIRSNAELKKWCQSQRKWKLAHIKDIKSGSMVIALVLYKRDYGCGGTLQRAGIRLCVVTWRGNSVETGANCRKTLL, encoded by the exons ATGAACATTCCTCATTATCTCCCAAATCTTGTTTCTATTGTGTTCTGGGTACTACCGAGCTGTACAAGTCTGCCACCACTCGGGCAGTTACCAAACCTCAAAGATTTGTATCTTGGAAATTTGGAAAGCCTCACAAAAATCAGTGGTGATGATCTTTGTGCTGACAAACGAGCATTCCCTCTGATGTCCAGACTCACCTTGAGTGGCATGAGTTCGTTGCAGGAGTGGAACACGACATACTGTGGCGAGGATGGTAGAGAGGAGTTCATGTTCCCTTTGCTTCATGATCTGGTTATACAAAATTGCCCGAGGTTGAGGTTGAAGCCATGCCCACCTCTATTCCACAGGTGGCGAATCTTCCACAGCGATGAAGTGCTTAATTTCAGGGAAGAATGCGACAGATCGGCAGCACCAAGAACCAGTTTGGTGGTCTCCAGCCTTGGTTATCGTGGGAGCTGGTCGCTGCTGAGCCACTTATCTACCCTGGAAGAGCTGGATATCAAATATCTGACTGTGAGCAGCTTGCCAGAGTGCATGAGACAGCTGGTCTCCCTTCGTCTGCTGGTGTTATTCTACTGTGAGAACATCATGTTACCTGTATGGCTTGGGGACCTAAAATCTCTCCAAAGCCTCCACATTAAGGGTTGCCTGACGATCAAGTCAATGCCATCATCTATACAACAACTCACCAAGCTCCAACTGCTACATATTAGGAGCAACGCTGAACTAAAAAAATGGTGTCAATCGCAGAGGAAATGGAAACTCGCTCACATCAAGGATATT AAGAGTGGATCCATGGTAATTGCGCTGGTCTTGTACAAAAGAGATTACGGCTGTGGGGGGACACTGCAGAGAGCGGGCATCAGGTTATGTGTGGTTACTTGGCGTGGTAACTCTGTTGAAACAGGGGCAAATT GTCGAAAAACATTGCTATGA